Genomic window (Vigna radiata var. radiata cultivar VC1973A chromosome 1, Vradiata_ver6, whole genome shotgun sequence):
CCTGAACTGTTGTTGCAGCGTGGTGCTGTTTCTACACACAGAGATGCTTTCTGTGTGTTTCAGGTTCTCCAAGAACTATCTCCCTATGTGAAATTTGCTCATTTCACGGCAAACCAAGCAATCTTAGAAGCCACAGAAGGTGTTGAGAATGTTCACATCATTGATTTTGACATCATGGAGGGAATCCAGTGGCCACCCTTGATGGTTGATCTTGCAATGAGGAAAAACAGTACTACTTCCCTTAGAGTATCAGCGATCACAGTGGACGAGAGAGGTGCTGCTTCTGCTGAACAAACAGGAAGAAGGCTGAAAGAGTTTGCAGCTTCTATAAACTTTCCATTTATGTTTGATCAAATGATGatggaaagagaagaagatatTGAAGGAATTGAAGTTGGTGAAACAGTGATAGTGAACTGTATGATAGACCAGTGGATGCCTAATAGGAGCTTCTCAGTGGTGAAAACATTTTTGGATGGTGTGAGGAAACTGTGGCCGAGGCTTGTGGTTTTGGTGGAAGAAGAACTGTTTAATTTTTCAAGGCTGAAATCTATGTCCTTTGTGGAGTTCTTCTGTGAGGCTTTGCATCACTACAGTGCAGTTTGTGATTCACTTGGTAGTAGTGTGTGGGGTAGCCACAAGATGGAGTCGAGGCTGATAGAGAAAGAGATTTTGGGCCTCAGAATATTGGACAGTGTGAGACAGTTTCCttgtgagaaaaaggagagaaagGTTTGGGAAGAAGGGTTTTATTCCTTGAAAGGGTTTGAATGTGTTCCTATGAGTAGTTGTAATATTTCACAAGCCAAGTTCTTGGTGAGCCTCTTTGGTGGGGGGTATTGGGTCCAATTCGAGAAGGGTAGGTTGGCCTTGTGTTGGAAGTCACGGCCTTTGACTGTGGCTTCAATGTGGGTACCCAAGGATTATTCCAGTCACAAACTCAAATagatttgttc
Coding sequences:
- the LOC106759190 gene encoding scarecrow-like protein 23, with amino-acid sequence MDYEEFDFSFGSPYMNQLHECCLENAFPFQTEDISSPNTIMDEMFGEESVEGLLLQHPNNQDFGFMNHNDPPEIEFCDGFGSSPEENVHVSMEEEEGDCYLKGIQAELMEQTSLADLLLTGAEAVEAQNWELATDIIEKLNNASSLEKGDGLLNRLAFFFAQGLYYKSTNEPELLLQRGAVSTHRDAFCVFQVLQELSPYVKFAHFTANQAILEATEGVENVHIIDFDIMEGIQWPPLMVDLAMRKNSTTSLRVSAITVDERGAASAEQTGRRLKEFAASINFPFMFDQMMMEREEDIEGIEVGETVIVNCMIDQWMPNRSFSVVKTFLDGVRKLWPRLVVLVEEELFNFSRLKSMSFVEFFCEALHHYSAVCDSLGSSVWGSHKMESRLIEKEILGLRILDSVRQFPCEKKERKVWEEGFYSLKGFECVPMSSCNISQAKFLVSLFGGGYWVQFEKGRLALCWKSRPLTVASMWVPKDYSSHKLK